From Eptesicus fuscus isolate TK198812 chromosome 13, DD_ASM_mEF_20220401, whole genome shotgun sequence, the proteins below share one genomic window:
- the B4GAT1 gene encoding beta-1,4-glucuronyltransferase 1, giving the protein MQMSYAIRCAFYQLLLAALMLVAMLQLLYLSLLSGLHGQEEQEQYLEFFPPSPRSVDQVKAQLRAALASGGVLDTSGDYRVYRGLLKTTMDPNDVILATHASVDNLLHLSGLLERWEGPLSVSVFAATKEEAQLATVLTYALSSHCPDIRARVAMHLVCPSRYEAAVPDPREPGEFALLRSCQQVFDKLARVAQPGVNYALGTNVSYPNNLLRNLAREGANYALVIDVDMVPSEGLWRGLREMLDQSKQWAGTALVVPAFEIRRARRMPANKNELLKLYQVGEVRPFYYGLCTPCQAPTNYSRWVNLPEGTLLRPAYVVPWQDPWEPFYVAGGKVPTFDERFRQYGFNRISQACELHVAGFDFEVLNEGFLIHKGFKEALKFHPQKEAENQHNKILYRQFKQELKAKYPDSTRHC; this is encoded by the exons ATGCAGATGTCCTACGCCATCCGGTGCGCCTTCTACCAGCTGTTGCTGGCCGCGCTCATGCTGGTGGCGATGCTGCAGCTACTCTACCTGTCGCTGCTGTCCGGGCTCCACGGGCAGGAGGAGCAAGAGCAGTATTTGGAGTTCTTCCCCCCGTCCCCGCGGTCCGTGGACCAGGTCAAGGCGCAGCTCCGCGCCGCGCTGGCCTCCGGAGGCGTCCTGGACACCAGCGGCGACTACCGCGTCTACAGGGGCCTCCTGAAGACCACCATGGACCCCAATGATGTGATCCTGGCCACGCACGCCAGCGTGGACAACCTGCTGCATCTGTCGGGCCTGTTGGAGCGCTGGGAGGGCCCGCTGTCCGTGTCGGTGTTCGCAGCCACCAAGGAGGAGGCGCAGCTGGCCACGGTGCTGACCTACGCGCTGAGCAGCCACTGCCCCGATATTCGCGCCAGAGTTGCCATGCACCTGGTGTGCCCCTCGCGCTACGAGGCCGCTGTGCCCGACCCCCGGGAGCCGGGGGAGTTCGCCCTGCTGCGGTCCTGCCAGCAGGTCTTTGACAAGCTAGCCAGGGTGGCCCAGCCCGGGGTCAATTACGCGCTGGGGACCAACGTCTCCTACCCCAATAACCTGCTGAGGAATCTGGCTCGTGAGGGGGCCAACTATGCCCTGGTGATCGATGTGGACATGGTGCCCAGCGAGGGACTGTGGAGAGGCCTGCGGGAAATGCTGGATCAGagcaagcagtgggcagggacaGCGCTCGTGGTGCCTGCCTTTGAGATCCGCCGAGCCCGCCGCATGCCCGCAAATAAGAACGAGCTGCTGAAGCTCTACCAGGTGGGCGAGGTGCGGCCCTTCTATTACGGGCTGTGCACGCCCTGCCAGGCGCCCACCAACTACTCCCGCTGGGTCAACCTTCCCGAAGGGACCTTGCTGAGGCCTGCCTACGTGGTGCCTTGGCAGGACCCCTGGGAGCCATTCTACGTGGCTGGAGGCAAGGTTCCCACCTTCGACGAACGCTTTCGGCAGTACGGCTTCAACCGCATCAGCCAG gcctgtgAGCTGCACGTGGCAGGATTTGATTTCGAGGTGCTGAACGAAGGTTTCCTGATTCATAAGGGCTTCAAAGAAGCCTTGAAGTTCCACCCCCAAAAGGAAGCCGAAAATCAGCACAATAAGATTCTTTACCGCCAGTTCAAACAGGAGTTGAAGGCCAAGTACCCCGACTCGACCCGTCATTGCTGA
- the BRMS1 gene encoding breast cancer metastasis-suppressor 1 isoform X1, with amino-acid sequence MLQQLQVPIRCLSHMPLLAALLTSQAQMPLQPSSKDTEEMEAEGDSAAEMNGEEEESEEERSGSQTESEEESSEMDDEDYERRRSECVNEMLDLEKQFSELKEKLFRERLSQLQVRLEEVGAERAPEYTEPLGGLQRSLKIRIQVAGIYKGFCLDVIRNKYECELQGAKQHLESEKLLLYDTLQGELQERIQRLEEDRQSLDISSEWWDDKLHTRGSSRTWDSLPPSKRKKAPLVSGPYIVYMLQEIDILEDWTAIKKARAAVSPQKRKSDERQTDKPLGSF; translated from the exons ATGCTGCAGCAACTCCAGGTCCCAATTAGATGCCTCTCCCATATGCCCCTGCTCGCAGCTCTTCTCACATCACA AGCCCAGATGCCGCTCCAGCCTTCAAGCAAAGACACAGAAGAGATGGAAGCCGAGGGTGATTCAGCTGCCGAGATGAacggagaggaagaagagagtgagGAGGAACGAAGTGGCAGCCAGACCGAGTCCGAAGAGGAGAGCTCAG AGATGGACGATGAGGACTACGAACGGCGCCGCAGCGAGTGCGTCAATGAGATGCTGGACCTGGAGAAGCAGTTCTCGGAACTAAAGGAGAA GTTGTTCAGGGAACGACTGAGTCAGCTGCAGGTGCGGCTGGAGGAAGTGGGGGCTGAGAGAGCGCCCGAATACACAGAGCCCCTGGGGGGGCTGCAGCGGAGCCTCAAGATTCGCATTCAGGTGGCAG ggatCTACAAGGGCTTCTGTCTGGACGTGATCAGGAATAAGTACGAGTGTGAGCTGCAGGGAGCTAAACAGCACCTGGAG AGTGAGAAGCTGCTGCTCTATGACACGCTGCAGGGGGAGCTGCAGGAGCGGATCCAGAGGCTGGAGGAGGACCGCCAGAGCCTGGACATCAGCTCGG AGTGGTGGGATGACAAACTGCACACCAGAGGCAGCTCACGGACCTGGGACTCCCTGCCGCCCAGCAAGAGGAAGAAGGCGCCCCTCGTTTCTG GCCCGTACATCGTGTACATGCTGCAGGAGATCGACATCCTGGAGGACTGGACGGCTATCAAAAAG GCTAGGGCAGCCGTGTCCCCTCAGAAGAGAAAATCCGATG AGAGGCAGACGGACAAGCCCCTCGGGTCTTTCTAG
- the BRMS1 gene encoding breast cancer metastasis-suppressor 1 isoform X2 produces MLQQLQVPIRCLSHMPLLAALLTSQAQMPLQPSSKDTEEMEAEGDSAAEMNGEEEESEEERSGSQTESEEESSEMDDEDYERRRSECVNEMLDLEKQFSELKEKLFRERLSQLQVRLEEVGAERAPEYTEPLGGLQRSLKIRIQVAGIYKGFCLDVIRNKYECELQGAKQHLESEKLLLYDTLQGELQERIQRLEEDRQSLDISSEWWDDKLHTRGSSRTWDSLPPSKRKKAPLVSGPYIVYMLQEIDILEDWTAIKKARAAVSPQKRKSDGP; encoded by the exons ATGCTGCAGCAACTCCAGGTCCCAATTAGATGCCTCTCCCATATGCCCCTGCTCGCAGCTCTTCTCACATCACA AGCCCAGATGCCGCTCCAGCCTTCAAGCAAAGACACAGAAGAGATGGAAGCCGAGGGTGATTCAGCTGCCGAGATGAacggagaggaagaagagagtgagGAGGAACGAAGTGGCAGCCAGACCGAGTCCGAAGAGGAGAGCTCAG AGATGGACGATGAGGACTACGAACGGCGCCGCAGCGAGTGCGTCAATGAGATGCTGGACCTGGAGAAGCAGTTCTCGGAACTAAAGGAGAA GTTGTTCAGGGAACGACTGAGTCAGCTGCAGGTGCGGCTGGAGGAAGTGGGGGCTGAGAGAGCGCCCGAATACACAGAGCCCCTGGGGGGGCTGCAGCGGAGCCTCAAGATTCGCATTCAGGTGGCAG ggatCTACAAGGGCTTCTGTCTGGACGTGATCAGGAATAAGTACGAGTGTGAGCTGCAGGGAGCTAAACAGCACCTGGAG AGTGAGAAGCTGCTGCTCTATGACACGCTGCAGGGGGAGCTGCAGGAGCGGATCCAGAGGCTGGAGGAGGACCGCCAGAGCCTGGACATCAGCTCGG AGTGGTGGGATGACAAACTGCACACCAGAGGCAGCTCACGGACCTGGGACTCCCTGCCGCCCAGCAAGAGGAAGAAGGCGCCCCTCGTTTCTG GCCCGTACATCGTGTACATGCTGCAGGAGATCGACATCCTGGAGGACTGGACGGCTATCAAAAAG GCTAGGGCAGCCGTGTCCCCTCAGAAGAGAAAATCCGATG GACCATGA
- the BRMS1 gene encoding breast cancer metastasis-suppressor 1 isoform X3 gives MPLQPSSKDTEEMEAEGDSAAEMNGEEEESEEERSGSQTESEEESSEMDDEDYERRRSECVNEMLDLEKQFSELKEKLFRERLSQLQVRLEEVGAERAPEYTEPLGGLQRSLKIRIQVAGIYKGFCLDVIRNKYECELQGAKQHLESEKLLLYDTLQGELQERIQRLEEDRQSLDISSEWWDDKLHTRGSSRTWDSLPPSKRKKAPLVSGPYIVYMLQEIDILEDWTAIKKARAAVSPQKRKSDERQTDKPLGSF, from the exons ATGCCGCTCCAGCCTTCAAGCAAAGACACAGAAGAGATGGAAGCCGAGGGTGATTCAGCTGCCGAGATGAacggagaggaagaagagagtgagGAGGAACGAAGTGGCAGCCAGACCGAGTCCGAAGAGGAGAGCTCAG AGATGGACGATGAGGACTACGAACGGCGCCGCAGCGAGTGCGTCAATGAGATGCTGGACCTGGAGAAGCAGTTCTCGGAACTAAAGGAGAA GTTGTTCAGGGAACGACTGAGTCAGCTGCAGGTGCGGCTGGAGGAAGTGGGGGCTGAGAGAGCGCCCGAATACACAGAGCCCCTGGGGGGGCTGCAGCGGAGCCTCAAGATTCGCATTCAGGTGGCAG ggatCTACAAGGGCTTCTGTCTGGACGTGATCAGGAATAAGTACGAGTGTGAGCTGCAGGGAGCTAAACAGCACCTGGAG AGTGAGAAGCTGCTGCTCTATGACACGCTGCAGGGGGAGCTGCAGGAGCGGATCCAGAGGCTGGAGGAGGACCGCCAGAGCCTGGACATCAGCTCGG AGTGGTGGGATGACAAACTGCACACCAGAGGCAGCTCACGGACCTGGGACTCCCTGCCGCCCAGCAAGAGGAAGAAGGCGCCCCTCGTTTCTG GCCCGTACATCGTGTACATGCTGCAGGAGATCGACATCCTGGAGGACTGGACGGCTATCAAAAAG GCTAGGGCAGCCGTGTCCCCTCAGAAGAGAAAATCCGATG AGAGGCAGACGGACAAGCCCCTCGGGTCTTTCTAG
- the RIN1 gene encoding ras and Rab interactor 1, producing MEAPGEPGAGPLRAPSPSHSSAPGHLEREKPAQGPMYDVPDASGGQTGGPQRPGRTVSLRERLLLTRPVWLQLRANAAAALHVLRTEPPGTFLVRKSNTRQCQALCVRLPEASGPSFVSSHYVQESPGGVSLEGSELVFPDLVQLICAYCHSRDILLLQLQLPRAIRQAATHKELEAISHLGVEFWSSSLNTKAQPGPSEGPLLPRLKPRPPQELDQGTGAALCFFNPLFPGDLGPTKREKFKRSFKVRVSTETSSPLSPPAVPPPPVPVLPGAASSQTERMPPRQLLRRESSVGYRVPGGAGPSLPPLPSLQEVDCGSPSSSEEEEGVQGCQGSPATSPRLSLRNRRRPLLRSMSSAFCSLLAPERQVERAASALMQDRHTAVGQLVQDLLTQVRAGPEPQELQGVREALSRAQVMLSAELGPEKLLPPNRLERVLEKSLHRSVLKPLRPILVARLQRRLSADGSLGRLAEGLRLARAQGPAAFGSRLSLPSPVETEQVRQKLLQLLRTYSPNAQVKRLLQACKLLYTVLRTHLGEGAGADEFLPLLSLVLAHCDLPELLLEAEYMSELLEPTMLTGEGGYYLTSLSASLALLSGLGQAHTLPLSPAQELQRSLSLWEQRRLPATHSFQHLLRVAYQDPSSGCTSKTLAVPPGASIATLNQLCATKFRVAQPDAFGLFLYKEQDYHRLPPGALAHRLPTTGYLVYRRQAERPETPGASLGGATEEGSREPEAGGREEKGGREMGTSRSKPVPVTTAEQAGSQARGGPAQPSALEAEGGQAAEE from the exons ATGGAAGCCCCTGGGGAGCCAGGAGCAGGGCCCCTGAGAGCCCCCAGCCCGTCACACTCCTCTGCACCTGGGCACCTGGAGAGAGAAAA GCCAGCCCAGGGCCCGATGTACGACGTGCCCGACGCCAGCGGGGGGCAGACAGGTGGGCCCCAGCGGCCAGGACGCACTGTGAGCCTGCGGGAGCGCCTGCTGCTCACGCGGCCCGTGTGGCTGCAGCTGCGGGCCAACGCAGCGGCTGCGCTGCACGTGCTGAGGACCGAGCCCCCGGGG ACGTTCCTGGTGCGGAAGTCTAACACTCGCCAGTGCCAAGCTCTGTGTGTCAGGCTGCCTGAGGCCAGTGGCCCTTCCTTTGTGTCCAGCCACTACGTCCAGGAGAGCCCTGGGG GCGTCTCGTTGGAGGGATCTGAGCTCGTCTTCCCGGACCTCGTCCAGCTCATCTGCGCCTACTGCCACAGCCG ggacatcctgctgctccagctccagctccccaGAGCCATCCGGCAGGCAGCCACCCACAAGGAGCTGGAGGCCATCTCCCATTTAGGCGTTG AGTTCTGGAGCTCCTCCCTCAACACCAAGGCTCAGCCAGGCCCCTCCGAAGGCCCGCTGCTGCCCCGGCTGAAGCCCCGGCCCCCACAAGAGCTGGACCAGGGCACCGGGGCCGCCCTGTGCTTCTTCAACCCCCTGTTCCCCGGGGATCTGGGCCCCACCAAGCGGGAGAAATTCAAGAGGAGTTTCAAAGTACGCGTATCCACGGAGACCTCCAGCCCCCTGTCTCCACCCGCTGTGCCGCCGCCCCCGGTCCCAGTGCTGCCAGGGGCAGCCTCCAGCCAGACGGAAAGGATGCCCCCTCGACAGCTGCTGAGGAGGGAGAGCTCAGTGGGGTACCGTGTGCCAGGGGGAGCcggccccagcctccctcccctgccctccctccaggagGTGGACTGTGGCTCCCCCAGCAGctccgaggaggaggagggggtgcagggctgtCAGGGGAGTCCCGCAACCTCACCCCGCCTGAGTCTCAGGAACCGCAGGCGGCCTTTGCTTCGGTCCATGAGCTCTGCCTTCTGCTCTCTGCTGGCACCTGAGCGGCAGGTGGAACGGGCAGCCTCGGCACTGATGCAGGACCGCCACACCGCGGTGGGCCAGCTGGTCCAGGACCTGCTGACCCAGGTGCGGGCCGGCCCGGAGCCCCAGGAGCTGCAGGGTGTCCGCGAAGCACTGAGCAGGGCCCAGGTCATGCTGAGCGCCGAGCTGGGCCCTGAGAAGCTGCTGCCGCCTAACAGGCTGG AACGCGTCCTGGAGAAGTCCCTGCATCGCTCCGTGCTCAAGCCTCTCCGGCCCATCCTGGTGGCCCGCCTGCAGCGCAGGCTTTCCGCCGATGGCTCCCTGGGCCGCCTGGCTGAAGGCCTCCGCCTGGCCcgggcccagggccctgcagcctTCGGGTCCCGCCTGAGCCTGCCCTCCCCGGTGGAGACGGAGCAGGTGCGCCAGAAGCTGCTGCAGTTACTCCGCACCTACTCACCCAACGCCCAGGTCAAGCGGCTCCTGCAGGCCTGCAAGCTGCTCTACACAGTCCTGAGGACCCACCTGG GAGAGGGCGCGGGGGCCGACGAGTTCCTCCCGCTGCTGAGCCTGGTCCTGGCCCATTGCGACCTTCCTGAGCTGCTGCTGGAGGCCGAGTACATGTCAGAGCTGCTGGAGCCCACCATGCTCACCGGAGAGG GCGGCTACTACCTGACCagcctctctgccagcctggcgcTGCTGAGCGGCCTGGGCCAGGCCCACACGCTCCCCCTGAGCCCCGCACAGGAGCTGCAGCGCTCCCTCAGCCTCTGGGAACAGCGCCGCCTGCCCGCCACCCACAGCTTCCAG CATCTCCTCCGAGTAGCCTACCAGGACCCCAGCAGTGGCTGTACCTCCAAGACCCTGGCCGTGCCCCCAGGGGCCTCGATTGCCACCCTGAACCAGCTCTGTGCCACCAAGTTCCGAGTGGCCCAGCCGGACGCTTTTGGCCTCTTCCTGTACAAGGAGCAGGACTACCACCGCCTGCCGCCGGgagccctggcccacaggctgccCACAACTGGCTACCTTGTCTACCGCCGCCAGGCAGAGCGGCCCGAGACACCGGGGGCCTCCCTTGGGGGTGCAACggaggagggcagcagggagccagaggcaggaggcagggaggagaaagggggcagGGAGATGGGGACATCGAGGTCAAAGCCAGTCCCGGTGACAACTGCTGAGCAGGCggggagccaggccaggggaggcCCTGCTCAGCCAAGTGCgctggaggctgagggaggcCAGGCCGCAGAGGAGTAG
- the CD248 gene encoding endosialin has translation MLLRLLLAWAAAVPTLGQVPWATEPRAACSPDSCYALFPRRCTFLEAWRACRELGGDLATPRTPEEAQRVDSLVGAGPASGLLWIGLQRQARQCQPQRPLRGFTWTTGDQDTAFTNWAQPAPGGPCRAQRCAALEATGEHRWLEGSCTLAVDGYLCQFGFEGSCPALPEEAGQAGPAIYTTPFHLVSTELEWLPFGSVAVVPCQTGREASVLCMKQPEGGVSWSRAGPLCPGTGGCSPDNGGCEQECVEEADGHVSCRCAEGFRLAADGRSCEDPCAQAPCEQQCEPGGPRGYSCHCRLGFRPAEDEPHRCVDTDECQIAGVCQQMCVNYVGGFECYCSEGHELEADGISCRPAGDMGARASQDLGEELLANREDEENRGEAWEDFDDGWTEMPGMPWMEATQPPDFGLAYGPSFPEDREPQMLYLDPTWPPPLSAPRAPYHSSVLSVTRPVVVSATRPTLPSAHQPSIISATHPPLAPAPEPPRIPAMHPALRPDHQFPVISVNYPDLPSVHQPPAISATSPARPPAPPPPVISATYPELSTAHQSPLFPDTQVAESQATTHWPGIPANHTPLVTASSARQSPVTPDVPVLKAQDTHLPRTSTLQPSLTTTSRSPVAPARQVPVPAATQPPVLHTPLPPQSPTNQNAPSSPTHTYSQTPQVPREGASHPKLTPMPSATPTAAPTALGEASPAGRSRRDDRWLLVALLVPTCVFLVVLLALGIVYCTRCGPHAPSKRITDCYRWVTHSGNKGPTEPVPHRGSLPGVQTCRTSV, from the coding sequence ATgctgctgcgcctgctgctggcctgggccgcCGCGGTGCCCACGCTGGGCCAGGTCCCCTGGGCCACGGAGCCCCGCGCCGCCTGCAGCCCCGACAGCTGCTACGCGCTCTTCCCGCGGCGCTGCACCTTCCTGGAAGCCTGGCGGGCCTGCCGAGAGTTGGGGGGCGACCTGGCCACGCCGCGAACCCCTGAGGAGGCCCAGCGCGTGGACAGCCTGGTGGGTGCCGGCCCGGCCAGCGGGCTGCTGTGGATCGGGTTGCAGCGGCAGGCCCGGCAATGCCAGCCGCAGCGCCCGCTGCGCGGCTTCACGTGGACCACGGGGGACCAGGACACGGCCTTCACCAActgggcccagcctgcccccggCGGCCCCTGCCGGGCCCAGCGCTGCGCGGCCCTGGAGGCGACCGGCGAGCACCGCTGGCTGGAGGGCTCGTGCACGCTGGCTGTCGATGGCTACCTGTGCCAGTTCGGCTTTGAGGGCTCCTGCCCAGCGTTGCCCGAGGAGGCTGGCCAGGCCGGCCCCGCCATCTACACCACACCCTTCCACCTGGTCTCCACCGAGCTCGAGTGGCTGCCCTTCGGCTCCGTGGCCGTCGTGCCGTGCCAGACTGGCAGGGAGGCCTCCGTGCTGTGCATGAAGCAGCCCGAGGGCGGTGTGAGCTGGTCGCGGGCTGGGCCCTTGTGCCCAGGTACCGGCGGCTGCAGCCCCGACAATGGGGGCTGCGAACAGGAGTGTGTGGAGGAGGCGGATGGTCATGTGTCCTGTCGCTGCGCTGAAGGCTTCCGGCTGGCGGCGGACGGGCGCAGCTGCGAGGACCCCTGTGCCCAGGCGCCCTGCGAGCAGCAGTGCGAGCCCGGCGGGCCACGGGGCTACAGCTGCCACTGCCGCCTGGGTTTCCGGCCAGCCGAGGACGAGCCCCACCGCTGCGTAGACACAGACGAGTGCCAGATCGCCGGTGTGTGCCAGCAGATGTGTGTCAACTACGTCGGTGGTTTTGAGTGCTACTGCAGCGAGGGCCACGAGCTTGAGGCGGATGGCATCAGCTGCAGGCCCGCTGGGGACATGGGGGCCCGGGCTTCCCAGGACCTCGGGGAGGAGTTGCTGGCGAACAGAGAGGATGAAGAGAACAGAGGTGAGGCCTGGGAGGACTTCGATGACGGCTGGACGGAGATGCCTGGGATGCCGTGGATGGAGGCCACACAGCCGCCTGACTTCGGCCTGGCCTACGGACCTAGCTTCCCAGAGGACCGAGAGCCGCAGATGCTCTACCTGGACCCCACCTGGCCTCCCCCGCTCAGTGCTCCCAGGGCCCCCTATCACTCCTCAGTGCTCTCCGTCACCCGGCCCGTGGTAGTCTCTGCCACACGCCCAACACTGCCTTCTGCCCACCAACCTTCTATTATTTCTGCCACACACccacccctggcccctgccccggAGCCCCCTAGGATCCCTGCCATGCACCCAGCTTTGCGCCCTGACCACCAGTTCCCCGTGATCTCTGTCAACTATCCAGATCTGCCCTCTGTCCACCAACCTCCCGCTATCTCTGCCACTAGCCCAGCACGgccccctgcccctccgcccCCAGTCATCTCAGCCACATACCCTGAACTGTCCACTGCCCACCAGTCCCCCCTGTTTCCAGACACCCAGGTGGCTGAATCCCAGGCCACCACTCATTGGCCTGGAATCCCAGCTAACCACACCCCTCTGGTCACCGCCTCCAGTGCTCGCCAGTCCCCTGTGACCCCAGATGTCCCGGTTCTCAAAGCCCAGGACACCCACCTTCCCAGAACCTCGACTCTCCAGCCTTCTCTGACCACTACCTCCAGGTCCCCTGTGGCCCCTGCCCGTCAAgtccctgtgcctgctgccacccagcccccagtccttcacactcccctgccccctcagAGCCCCACTAACCAGAATGCTCCCTCCAGCCCTACACACACTTACTCCCAAACCCCACAGGTCCCAAGAGAAGGTGCCTCTCATCCCAAGCTGACCCCAATGCCCTCAGCAACCCCCACAGCAGCCCCCACCGCCCTGGGGGAGGCCAGTCCTGCAGGCCGAAGCCGGAGGGATGACCGGTGGCTGCTGGTGGCACTCCTCGTGCCAACATGCGTCTTCTTGGTGGTCCTCCTCGCACTGGGCATCGTGTACTGCACCCGCTGTGGCCCCCACGCGCCCAGCAAGCGCATTACGGACTGCTATCGCTGGGTCACCCACTCTGGGAACAAGGGCCCCACAGAACCCGTGCCCCACCGGGGCAGCCTCCCAGGAGTGCAGACCTGCAGAACCAGCGTGTGA